In one Paramisgurnus dabryanus chromosome 21, PD_genome_1.1, whole genome shotgun sequence genomic region, the following are encoded:
- the ttpal gene encoding alpha-tocopherol transfer protein-like: protein MEDQTCLIDVDPTREAAAGEGFPAPPPYIYTCTLTPELVAKAREELQEKPEWRLRDVQALRDMILKDHPNLRTRLDDAFLLRFLRARKFDYDRALQLLLNYHASRRAWPEVFQDLKPSTVRHVLDLGFLTVLPRPDPHGRYILCLRPGKWKPNDYPFVDNIRAIYLTLEKLIQPEETQVNGVVILVDYAGVGLSQASNPGPLLAKKVVGILQDGFPIRIKAVNIINEPRIFKGIFAIIKPFLKEKMAERFVLHGSDLVSLHRVIPQSVLPEEYGGVSGRLDMSAWSRTLLEAEEEFVVEFCQPDPLEGAILPDDMLFDGVPPGGHGEDAFRHLRSQLYYCY from the exons ATGGAAGACCAAACTTGTCTCATTGATGTGGACCCTACAAGGGAAGCAGCAGCAGGTGAGGGTTTCCCAGCCCCTCCCCCTTACATCTACACCTGCACTCTGACTCCTGAGCTGGTGGCCAAGGCTCGTGAGGAGCTACAGGAGAAGCCTGAATGGAGGCTCCGAGATGTTCAGGCATTACGAGATATGATACTGAAAGACCACCCTAATCTGAGGACACGCTTGGATGATGCATTTCTCCTGCGCTTCCTCAGGGCCAGAAAGTTTGATTATGACCGGGCTCTTCAGCTTCTCTTGAATTATCATGCCAGCAGGAGGGCCTGGCCTGAGGTGTTCCAGGATCTGAAACCCTCTACAGTGAGGCATGTGCTGGACCTGGGCTTTCTCACTGTCCTGCCAAGACCAGATCCACATGGACGGTACATACTGTGTTTACGACCAG GTAAATGGAAGCCTAATGATTATCCATTTGTGGACAACATTCGGGCTATTTATTTGACACTAGAAAAGTTGATTCAGCCCGAGGAAACCCAAGTGAATGGAGTTGTTATCCTAGTGGATTATGCAGGGGTTGGCCTCTCTCAAGCCTCCAATCCAGGTCCTCTTCTGGCAAAGAAAGTTGTCGGCATCCTTCAG GATGGGTTTCCAATCAGAATAAAGGCAGTGAACATCATAAATGAACCACGTATCTTCAAGGGTATATTTGCTATAATTAAGCCTTTTCTTAAAGAGAAAATGGCAGAGAGG TTTGTGCTGCATGGCTCAGACTTGGTTTCTCTGCACCGAGTCATCCCTCAGTCTGTACTGCCTGAGGAATATGGAGGAGTGTCTGGTAGACTTGACATGTCAGCCTGGTCCAGAACGCTCCTGGAGGCTGAAGAAGAGTTTGTGGTGGAGTTTTGTCAGCCCGATCCTCTAGAGGGGGCAATTTTGCCCGACGACATGCTGTTTGATGGAGTGCCACCAGGAGGGCATGGAGAGGATGCCTTTCGACATTTACGTTCTCAACTTTACTATTGTTACTGA
- the hnf4a gene encoding hepatocyte nuclear factor 4-alpha codes for MRLSKPLVDMDMADYSEALDPAYTTLEFENMQVLAMSTDSSPADGANMNAGNHLGVGTLCAICGDRATGKHYGASSCDGCKGFFRRSVRKNHMYSCRFNRQCIVDKDKRNQCRYCRLKKCFRAGMKKEAVQNERDRISTRRSSYEDSSLPSINALIQADVLSRQISSPGPIMNGDIRTKKVATITDVCESMKQQLLVLVEWAKYIPAFCDLPLDDQVALLRAHAGEHLLLGAAKRSMLYKDILLLGNDHIVPRNCPELEVSRVAIRILDELVLPFQDLQIDDNEYACLKAIVFFDPDAKGLSDPSKIKRMRYQVQVSLEDYINDRQYDSRGRFGELLLLLPTLQSITWQMIEQIQFVKLFGMAKIDNLLQEMLLGGSTNEAPHAHHSLHPHLVQEHLSNNVIVTTNMVTPIHNGQMSTPETPIPSPPTASGSDHYKMVQGVIATVPKQPSSIPQPTITKQEAI; via the exons ATGCGTCTGTCCAAACCACTAGTAGACATGGACATGGCAGATTACAGCGAGGCCTTGGACCCAGCCTACACAACCCTGGAGTTTGAGAACATGCAAGTGCTTGCAATGAGCACAG ACTCCTCTCCAGCAGACGGTGCCAACATGAATGCTGGCAACCACTTAGGTGTGGGCACCCTATGTGCCATCTGTGGGGATCGGGCCACAGGAAAGCACTACGGTGCATCTAGCTGTGATGGCTGCAAAGGTTTCTTCAGACGCAGTGTACGCAAAAACCACATGTACTCCTGCAG GTTCAACAGACAGTGCATCGTGGATAAAGACAAGAGAAATCAGTGCCGGTACTGTAGATTGAAGAAATGTTTTCGAGCTGGGATGAAGAAGGAAG ccgtccagaatgaaagagaCAGAATTAGCACCAGAAGATCAAGCTATGAAGACAGTAGCTTACCCTCCATAAACGCACTTATTCAGGCCGATGTCCTTTCTAGACAG ATCTCATCACCGGGACCCATAATGAACGGTGATATCCGAACGAAGAAGGTAGCCACAATAACTGATGTATGTGAGTCTATGAAACAGCAGCTGCTGGTGCTGGTGGAATGGGCCAAATACATTCCTGCGTTCTGCGACCTTCCTCTGGATGATCAG GTGGCTTTACTGCGTGCTCATGCTGGAGAGCATCTACTACTCGGAGCTGCCAAACGTTCAATGCTGTATAAGGACATTTTACTATTAG GTAATGATCACATAGTTCCTCGAAACTGCCCAGAGTTGGAGGTGAGCCGGGTGGCTATAAGGATCCTGGACGAGTTGGTTCTTCCCTTCCAGGATCTTCAGATCGATGACAATGAATATGCCTGCTTGAAAGCCATTGTATTTTTTGATCCAG ATGCTAAAGGTTTAAGTGATCCAAGTAAGATCAAACGTATGCGATACCAAGTTCAAGTTAGTTTGGAAGACTACATAAATGACCGCCAATACGACTCACGGGGACGGTTTGGCGAGCTGCTTCTTCTTTTGCCAACACTACAGAGCATAACCTGGCAAATGATCGAACAAATACAGTTTGTTAAACTGTTCGGAATGGCAAAGATAGACAACCTGCTACAAGAAATGCTTCTCGGAG GTTCCACTAATGAAGCCCCTCATGCCCACCATTCTCTTCATCCACATCTGGTCCAGGAGCATCTCAGTAACAATGTAATAGTCACCACCAACATGGTCACTCCAATACACAATGGGCAGATGT CCACTCCGGAAACACCAATTCCATCTCCCCCCACGGCCTCCGGTTCTGATCACTACAAAATGGTTCAAGGGGTTATAGCCACAGTGCCCAAGCAGCCAAGCTCCATTCCTCAACCAACCATCACTAAACAAGAAGCAATCTGA